One Companilactobacillus heilongjiangensis genomic window, ACTACTATATTGGCATAAGGCCAGAGAACTTACGGTGTTCCAAAAATAGACAAACCAGTTTGAGTCTTGAAGTCAAAATTGAAAATATTATTGATTATGGTCGCTTTGTTCAAATGCTATTAGTTATGGAAAATGGACAGCACTTAAAAGCGGTCGTTAATAATTGTGAATTTAAAGTTAATGAAAAGATTTTTGTTACATTAGAACAAACAACCAGTCTTCTCTTCGATCCAGCAACTGAGAAAAATTTGTATTGGGGGAATCATGAGTAAATATAAGATAGTTCAAATTACAGATACCCATTTGACTCCAATTGGAGCAGATGTTGCTAACAATCAACAGATTGATCCGTGTGAAAAACTAGATAATATTTTTATTGATATCGTTAAGATGCCGGAAAATCCCGATTTAATTGCCATTACAGGTGATTTGATCCATGAGGGTACAGCGGAGGATTACGATAAGTTAGCTAAGTTACTTGATTATTATCGAGGTTTGTTAAATATTCCAATTCAAGTTATTTTGGGGAATCACGATCGAACGACAGAGTTTTTTGAAGGTTATTTAAAAGAGATACCACGCGAAAAATACTATTATTTGCTAGAGACACCAGATATTAATATTTATTTTCTTGATAGTAAATTTCATAATTATGAGCAAGGTTATCTTGGGCAAGAGCAGTTGGATTGGTTAGAAAATCATCTGGATAAGGATTCAAAGGATTCAATGATTTTTTTACATCATCCAATTGACGGACCAGCAATTCATCATATGCGTTACAGTATTTTGCAAGAAAGCGACCAGTTAATGCAGACAATCAAGGACAGCCCAGTAAAGGCAGTCTTTTCAGGTCACGTTCATTTTGAGACGTCATTTGTCAAAGATGGAATCATGATGCATTCGACTGATTCGAGTGCTTACCATATTGATTGCGATGATGAACATAAACATTTGATTTACGATGCAACATATTATGACATCATTACGATTGACGATGATGGTGAAATTGGTACTGAGACTAGATGTCTCTACGAGGGTCACGATGTTATCAATTATGTGGATGTTGACGATACAGACTTTGTCGATGAAAGTATTTTTGATTAATTGATATTTAAAATTGGGTACACAAAAAGACTAGCAATCCAAACGGATTCCTAGTCTATTTTGTTATAGTGCTTGAAAGCATGACCATGTTTTGTAAAATTATTTTTTATCCTTACCAGCAACCATGCTGATTAAAAAGACGATTGAATTGAGTAGGAGCGCAGAGAACGTTAACCAATCAAGGTTACAAATGGCACCAATCCAAATACCGATAAGTGAGATCAAAAGAATTATATCTACCATATCTAACGAATATCAGAACCCTGATTTTTTTGAAGCGCTTTCTTATCTGATATTCTTTCACATCCTTACTGCCTTTATTATATCTGTCTTTACTAAACCATGCACCGTTCTAAAACAAATAATTGTTAGTTTTCAACGTTTTGGTCATTTTGTCTTATCAATGTTGATAATTATTGGGAATAATTTAGCATGGTTCTAAGATACCTAATAATTGGTATATAATGTACAAAGACTTTTATTTTTAAATTGTGAGGTAAACATATGCAAATCAAACAACTTCCTGCGGATTTTATTGAAGCACTACCAGTTTTAGAAGAAATTGAACGAGCCGGTTACGAGGCTTATTTTGTCGGAGGAAGTGTGCGCGATCACATTTTAGGGTTACCGATCCACGATGTCGATATTGCTACGAGTGCTTATCCAGAAGAAATTAAAGAAATTTTTAAACGTACTGTTGATACGGGAATCCAACATGGAACGGTCACGGTTTTAATGGGGGATGACTCCTATGAAATCACGACTTTTAGAACTGAATCGGGTTATCAGGATTATCGCCGTCCAGACAAGGTGACATTCGTTAGGTCATTATCAGATGATTTGAAACGACGTGATTTTACAATCAATGCACTGGCTGTTGATCGTAACGGAAATGTCATTGACCAATTTGACGGGCTGAAAGATCTTGATCAACATATCATCCGGGCGGTTGGTAAAGCTGAAGAACGTTTTCATGAAGATGCGTTGAGAATGATGCGTGCAGTTCGTTTTCAAGCTCAATTGAACTTTAAAGTTGAGAAGAATACAGCTCAGGCAATTTCTGACAATGCACCACTGTTAGAGAAAATTGCTGTGGAGCGTATTCGTGAAGAATTCGTTAAATTAATGCTCAGTGAGTCTTGGCAAAATGGTTTTTCGGATTTTCTGGAGCTTGGATTGAGCGAGTATTGTCCTGATTTCAAAGGTAAAAAGATGGAATTAGAAGAGTTGCTTGATGTTCATGATCAAACATTTAGTGACGAAGATGCTGCTTGGAGTGCAATCGGTTATGTTTTAAGTTTGAACCATCAAGAGTTCAACAGATTATTGCGTGATTGGAAAGTTTCCAATAAAACTCGTGAGGCTAGTCTCAATACTTTGAATTTATTGCATCTGTTTGAAAATCAAGATTATGATTTGTGGAATATATATAAATTGGGCATTGATAATTTGCCAAGAACCGTTCAGTTATGCCAAATGTTTTTGATTGAATTTGATTATACAGACTTGCAAAAACAAGTAGATAATATCTCGATAAAAAACAGTCATGATTTAGCACTTACTGGCAAGGATATCTGTGAAATCTTGGGTGTCAAACCGGGTCCAATTATCGGTAAGTCAATGTCCCAAATTGAGCGTGCTGTCGTGGAAGGAAACGTTTCCAATAATTTCGATGATTTAAGGCATTATTTGTTAAGTAATCAATAATGCTGTGGTATCATGAAAACAGTAAGTATTTTAGGACTTGAAAGGGTGATAATATGACTAAACATGTTTTTAAAGAACTTAAATTTTACTTTAGAAATGATGATACTTGGACAGTTAGCCACAGTGAAATGAGAGATATTTGGATTGCTCGTGTTACAACCAGTTATGGACGTATCCATGGTGGACGTATGCAAGAGATTCACCCATGCAAACGTTTCAGAATTGAAATTTTACCAGATGCTGACTATATCAAGGACACAGATGTTTCAACAGCAGCTATGGCCGATGGTATGTTCAATCGTGTTATTAAATATCAAGATATCGAAAAATGCGATATTGTTTTCGAAGATGACCAAGACAAGGAACCAATGGAAATTTACTTCCCATTCAAACAAAAGGATGTTGAAGGATTGGATAACGCTTATCAATCTTCAGCAATTTCAAGCAAGAATGGTGAGCTTTACATTTCAATTGATCCAGAAAATACTGTTTATGACATTTACAAAGAAGATCTTTAATTATTAAAATACGGGATATTAGTTAATTAATCTTAACTAAGTCCCGTATTTTCTTGAGCGAGGGGAAAAATATGGGAAATTTAAAAATCGGTACCATGGTCACTGTTATCGACGAAAGTGACGCAATGAAAAAGCAAATTGGAGTAGTCGTCTACTTTGATAAAAAACGTGACCGAATATTAGTTAGATTCGGTGGTCAACAGCAGTTGTATTACGCACTCAACCAGTTGAAAGAATACTAATAGAATGTGATAATAAGTAAGAAAGAGAAGACATACCTCTATCTACATGGGTAGAGGAATTTTTTATTTATACGTGGTGAAATAATTGAAAACCTTAAACATCTCAAATGCATCAAAATCATTCGGTGACAGAACGCTTTTCACCGACGTAACTTTTACAATTAATGAAGGCGACCGTATCGGTTTGCTTGGTTTGAACGGAACTGGTAAGACAACTTTGCTTGATGGGATTGTCAATAACAGCGACCTCAATACGATTGATATGGAAAAGCCCAAGGATTTTAAAATTTCATATCTAAAGCAGCAGCCTGACTTGGACGAAAAATCAACAGTTATTGATGCTGTCTTTAACGGTAGCGGTGAAAAATTTCAATTGATTCGTCAATACGAAAATTCACTGGCTCAATTCAATATGAATTCAACTGACGAGAAGATTCAAAAAGAATTCTTTAAGTTACAAGAGAAAATGAACGCTGCCGAAGCTTGGCAAATGGAGTCAGATGTTAAGTCAATTTTGAACAAACTAGGTATTACTGAGTTAGAGAAGAAAATTGGCGAATTATCTGGTGGTCAACAACGTCGTGTTGCTTTGGCAGAAACGCTGATTTCTGAAGCTGACCTCTTGATTTTGGACGAGCCAACCAACCACCTGGATTACGAAGCTATCGATTGGTTGCAAAGTTATCTAAGTAAGTATAAGGGTTCAGTCTTATTCGTAACCCATGATCGTTATTTCTTGAATGAGGTTGCAACTAGAATTTTTGAATTGGAAAATCGTAATGTTACTGAATATGACGGTAACTATGAGAAATATTTGCAACAAAAAGCTGATAATGAAGAGATTTATGCTTCGGTACAACACCATAAGACACAATTGTATAAGCAAGAGTTGAACTGGATGCGTGCTGGTGTTAAAGCTCGTGGAACTAAGCAACAAGCCAGAAAAGACCGTTTTACTGATTTGAAGGAAGACTTACAAGATAAGCCGGATGTTCAAAAAGAAATGTCAATCGACATTGCCCAACAACGTCTTGGTAACGATGTTTTCGATATCAAACATGCCAGTCTTAAATTTGATAAACATGTTATCCTAAATGATTTCAATTACTTAGTTTCTCGTGGAGATCGTATCGGTATTACTGGTGCCAATGGTTCTGGTAAGACAACCTTTTTGAATACGATTGTGCAACAAATTCCACTTGATTCTGGTGAAATCAAAACTGGTCAAACAGTTAAAATTGGTTATTACACGCAACACACACGTGATATGGATCCGGAAAAACGTGTTATTCGTTACTTGGAATCAATTGGTCAAGGTGTTCAAAATAATGATGGATCACACATGTCAGCTTCACAAATGCTCGATACATTTAAGTTTGACCACCAAATGCAAGGTGCCTTTATCAGAGAATTATCTGGTGGTGAGAAACGTCGTTTATACCTACTAGCTATTTTGATGGATCAACCAAATGTCTTATTACTTGATGAGCCGACTAACAACTTGGATATCGAGACTTTGACAATTTTGGAAAATTATCTCGAAAGTTTCAAGGGAACTGTTTTGGCCGTTTCTCATGACCGTTATTTCTTGGATAAAGTTGCTGGCAAATTGTTGATTTTTGAAGGTCAAGGTGAGATTCAAGAAAGTTATGATTCTTACTCAGGCTATTTGCAAAAGGAAACTGAAGCTAAACAAGCTAAGCATCATGAAGATAAAGCTCAAAAGCATGAAGAAGTAAAACAACGTGCTGAAGATACACAAAAATCTGAACCAAAGAAGAAATTAACTTACGCGGAACAGATAGAATTTGATAAGCTCGAGCCAAAAATTGAGAAACTTGACGATGAAATGGCCGAACTAAAGCAACAATTGAATGATTCATCGAATGATTATGAAAAACTGATGGATTTCCAAAGAGAACTTGACGAAAAGACTGCTGAGTCTGATAAGTTGATGGATCGTTGGGAATATTTAGGTCAATTTATTTAGGAGAATGATCATGCATAACGAACAACAATATTTAGATTTATTGAAATATGTTTTGGAACACGGTCACAAAAAGAGTGATCGGACCGGAACTGGTACTATTAGTACTTTTGGTTATCAAATGCGCTTTGACTTGCAAGAGTCATTCCCACTGTTGACGACTAAGAAGATTCCTTTTGGTCTAATTAAGAGTGAGTTGTTATGGTTTTTGCATGGCGATACTAATATCAAATATTTGTTGGAACACAACAATCATATTTGGGATGAGTGGGCTTTTAAAAATTACATCGAAAGTACCGACTATCAAGGCCCTGATATGACTGACTTTGGTCGTCGTAGTTTGATTGATGATGAATTTGCCCAAGCATATAAAGTTGAGAAAAATAAGTTTGATGACAGTATTTTAAATGATCCTGAATTTGCTGAAAAATTCGGTAATTTAGGGGATGTTTACGGTGCACAGTGGCGTCATTGGCAAAAACGTGATGGCGGCGTGATTGATCAGATCAAGAATGTTATCGAACAGATCAAAAAAACACCTGATTCAAGACGTCTAATCGTCAGTGCTTGGAATCCAGAAGATGTGCCAACCATGGCTTTGCCACCATGTCACACGTTGTTTCAATTCTATGTTAACGATGGCAAATTATCTTGTCAGTTGTATCAAAGAAGTGGCGACTTGTTCTTAGGTGTTCCATTTAACATTGCTAGTTATGCCTTGCTGACACATTTGATTGCACGTGAGACTGGCCTTGAAGTGGGTGAATTCGTTCATACATTGGGCGATGCTCATATTTACTCCAACCATATTGAGCAAGTTAAGACACAGTTGAATCGGACACCTGTAACTGGTCCCCAACTTGAGATCGACAGTGACAAGAGCATTTTTGACATTGATGCTAAAGATATTCGTGTAACTGACTACAATCCGCAACCTGCTATCAAAGCACCCGTTGCCGTTTAGGGAGAATGAAATGATAAGTTTTGTTTGGGCTGAAGATAAAAATCACATTATCGGTAGCAATGGGCATTTGCCTTGGAAACTACCCAATGATATGAAGCGTTTTAAAGACGTTACCACAGGACATCCCATCGTAATGGGACGGAAGACTTTTGAAAGTTTCCCCAATGGTCCGTTGCCAAATCGTTTAAACATCGTTATTTCACGCAATCCTGACTATCAAGTACCTGATTCGGTTGTTTTGTTGACGGATAAGAACCAATTATCGCAGTATGTCAAGGCATATGAAGAAGTAATGGTCATCGGTGGCGAAGGTATTTTTAAGTTGTTTGCGGACGATGTAGACCGATTGTATCTAACCAAGATTGATTATGAGTTTACAGGCGATACCAAAATGGTGGAACTTGATTACAATAAGTTTAAATTAACCGAAAAAAAAGAAGGCGTTATGGACGATAAGAATATTTATCCATATACCTTCGAGACTTATGACAGAATTTAAATAACATAAAGATAAACTGAGAAGTACATTAAGGCTGTACCAATCATAACGAAAATGTGCCAGATGACGTGAATGTATCTGAGATTTTTCATCAAGTACAGACATGCACCCAATGTAAAAGCTATACCACCGGCAACTAATAGCCAAATACCAGTAGCACCAATTGCTTGATACAGTGGTTTCATAGCAATAATAATGGCCCAACCCATCAAGACGTACAAGAGGGTTTCAAAGTATTTGAAACGTCCAACATTGAATATCTTGTAAAGGATGCCGCCAATTGCTAGTAGCCAGATGAAAGCGAGAATACTGTAACCAAAAGCTGAATGTAGAGCAATCAGGCAGTACGGTGTGTACGTTCCAGCAATCATTAAAAAGATTGAACTGTGATCAAAAATTTGAAAGACACCTTTAGCTCGCGTGAAATACAAGCTATGGAAGAGTGTTGAACTCAAATATAAGAAGAACAGCGTGAACGCATATATAAAGTAAGCCGTAATATTGAGCGGATTACCTTGATGAAAGCCTTTAATCAGTAGAAATACTGATCCGATTATCGCTAAAATGATGCCGATTCCATGAGTTACAGCACTGAACACTTGGTCAGTGATCAAATAGGCTCTTGAGAAGTTACGTTTTTTTGACATTTTCAAAGCTCCAATTGTTTTAACTAGTTTCATTGATTATTACTGTGGTGTTAGTTAAATATCCCGTCTACAGAGCTGGGAAACATTCTCAAGCTGTGCGGAACGGTCCGAGCCAAAGAGCGGTCTCGAACCTCGGTTTGAAGCCTTGACAAAGTTCGTCAAGGCTCCAAACACGTCCGGTGGTATAAGTATGGGAGATTCCTCCCGTACTTATACCACTACCACGGCACACAAATATTTCCCAGCTCTTCCGACTAATTAATCGTTTTTAGGTGAATATAAGAGTGGTCGAGTAGTTTTAGACTATGAAATATTTGTAATGGTTTTTAAACTAACATCTGCGTATTATTATATACTTTTCAGGAAATGAAAATATTGTATAATTAATAATTGTTGGGTTTGCCGCCTCCGGTTTCCAGTAATTGAAGTCTGCTGTGCGGAACGGCTCGAGCCAAAGAGCGGTCTCGACCCTCGCTTTGAAGCCTTGCCACAGTTCGTCAAGTCTCCAAAGCGTCCAGTGGTGTAAGGGCTAAAGCCCCAACACCACTTTCACTGCTGGACTTCAATTACTGGAAACCTACGGCTAGTTTGTTGGTAATAAATTGAGGTATTATTAGACTAAAATTTTGGTTTATTTATATGATTGATATTTATCTTATTTATTATTCTAGTCATATTATTGGTAATTAAAAATATAACGATTAATTCGTTAGTAAAGAAACCCTAGCTTCCGGTTGGCTGTGATTTCACCAGCAGTGAAAGTAATATAAGGACGCAAGTCCTTATATTACGGACGTCTTTTGAGACGCAATTTTCGGCTCAAAAGCGAGGTTCGAGACCTTGGCTCGAACCGGTCCCACAGCAGGCGAAAATCACAGCCAACCGGAAGCGGCATATTTAGCAAGTTTTACCATATGTCATGTAATAGTTACCTGAAAATAATTATAGTAATTCATGAAAATAGTTAATAATTTGTAATTTACCCAGAATAAGTTTGTTATAATTGAAACAATTAAGAATTAAGACCCTATGAAAGAGGGATAAAATGAGTAAAGTAAAAATCCTTGCCGATTCATCGGTACAATTAACACCAGAAGAAATAGAAAAATATGATATTGGCATCGTTCCTTTAACAATCAGTATTGACGATAAGACTTACACTGATGGCGTAGACATTACTAGAGAAAAATTCGTTGAGGAAATGGATTCTTCAAAAGATCTACCTAAGACATCTCAACCATCGATTGGTACTTTTATGAAGGTTATTGATGACGTTCCAGAAGACTATACGGATATCTTAGCTTTGATTATGACACCATCGATTAGTGGTACTATTAATGCTGCTCGTCAGGTGGCTGACATGACTGACCGTAATGTGGAAGTTATCGATACTGAATTTACTGACCGTGCTCAAGGTTTCCAAGTTCTCAAGGCTGCTAAGATGGCTCAAGAGGGCAAATCAGCTGAGGAAATTAAGGCTGCCATTCAAAAAGTACGCGATCACACATACCTATACATGGGTGTAACAAGTATTGAAAATATTTTGCGTGGTGGACGTTTGAGCCGTTTTGCTGGAACTCTTTCAACGCTTTTAAATATCAACTTAGTTTTAATTGTAAAAAACAATAGTTTGGATATTGCTAAACGTGGCCGTGGCCGTAAGACGATTGAGAAATATATGAATAATGTCATGGAAGAAATCAAGAGCTTAGAAAATATCAAGGCAATTGGTATTTCATACGTTGATAAAATGGATTATGTGAACGAACTCAAAGAGA contains:
- a CDS encoding metallophosphoesterase family protein, whose translation is MSKYKIVQITDTHLTPIGADVANNQQIDPCEKLDNIFIDIVKMPENPDLIAITGDLIHEGTAEDYDKLAKLLDYYRGLLNIPIQVILGNHDRTTEFFEGYLKEIPREKYYYLLETPDINIYFLDSKFHNYEQGYLGQEQLDWLENHLDKDSKDSMIFLHHPIDGPAIHHMRYSILQESDQLMQTIKDSPVKAVFSGHVHFETSFVKDGIMMHSTDSSAYHIDCDDEHKHLIYDATYYDIITIDDDGEIGTETRCLYEGHDVINYVDVDDTDFVDESIFD
- a CDS encoding CCA tRNA nucleotidyltransferase codes for the protein MQIKQLPADFIEALPVLEEIERAGYEAYFVGGSVRDHILGLPIHDVDIATSAYPEEIKEIFKRTVDTGIQHGTVTVLMGDDSYEITTFRTESGYQDYRRPDKVTFVRSLSDDLKRRDFTINALAVDRNGNVIDQFDGLKDLDQHIIRAVGKAEERFHEDALRMMRAVRFQAQLNFKVEKNTAQAISDNAPLLEKIAVERIREEFVKLMLSESWQNGFSDFLELGLSEYCPDFKGKKMELEELLDVHDQTFSDEDAAWSAIGYVLSLNHQEFNRLLRDWKVSNKTREASLNTLNLLHLFENQDYDLWNIYKLGIDNLPRTVQLCQMFLIEFDYTDLQKQVDNISIKNSHDLALTGKDICEILGVKPGPIIGKSMSQIERAVVEGNVSNNFDDLRHYLLSNQ
- a CDS encoding ABC-F family ATP-binding cassette domain-containing protein, coding for MKTLNISNASKSFGDRTLFTDVTFTINEGDRIGLLGLNGTGKTTLLDGIVNNSDLNTIDMEKPKDFKISYLKQQPDLDEKSTVIDAVFNGSGEKFQLIRQYENSLAQFNMNSTDEKIQKEFFKLQEKMNAAEAWQMESDVKSILNKLGITELEKKIGELSGGQQRRVALAETLISEADLLILDEPTNHLDYEAIDWLQSYLSKYKGSVLFVTHDRYFLNEVATRIFELENRNVTEYDGNYEKYLQQKADNEEIYASVQHHKTQLYKQELNWMRAGVKARGTKQQARKDRFTDLKEDLQDKPDVQKEMSIDIAQQRLGNDVFDIKHASLKFDKHVILNDFNYLVSRGDRIGITGANGSGKTTFLNTIVQQIPLDSGEIKTGQTVKIGYYTQHTRDMDPEKRVIRYLESIGQGVQNNDGSHMSASQMLDTFKFDHQMQGAFIRELSGGEKRRLYLLAILMDQPNVLLLDEPTNNLDIETLTILENYLESFKGTVLAVSHDRYFLDKVAGKLLIFEGQGEIQESYDSYSGYLQKETEAKQAKHHEDKAQKHEEVKQRAEDTQKSEPKKKLTYAEQIEFDKLEPKIEKLDDEMAELKQQLNDSSNDYEKLMDFQRELDEKTAESDKLMDRWEYLGQFI
- a CDS encoding thymidylate synthase: MHNEQQYLDLLKYVLEHGHKKSDRTGTGTISTFGYQMRFDLQESFPLLTTKKIPFGLIKSELLWFLHGDTNIKYLLEHNNHIWDEWAFKNYIESTDYQGPDMTDFGRRSLIDDEFAQAYKVEKNKFDDSILNDPEFAEKFGNLGDVYGAQWRHWQKRDGGVIDQIKNVIEQIKKTPDSRRLIVSAWNPEDVPTMALPPCHTLFQFYVNDGKLSCQLYQRSGDLFLGVPFNIASYALLTHLIARETGLEVGEFVHTLGDAHIYSNHIEQVKTQLNRTPVTGPQLEIDSDKSIFDIDAKDIRVTDYNPQPAIKAPVAV
- a CDS encoding dihydrofolate reductase, which encodes MISFVWAEDKNHIIGSNGHLPWKLPNDMKRFKDVTTGHPIVMGRKTFESFPNGPLPNRLNIVISRNPDYQVPDSVVLLTDKNQLSQYVKAYEEVMVIGGEGIFKLFADDVDRLYLTKIDYEFTGDTKMVELDYNKFKLTEKKEGVMDDKNIYPYTFETYDRI
- the trhA gene encoding PAQR family membrane homeostasis protein TrhA, translating into MSKKRNFSRAYLITDQVFSAVTHGIGIILAIIGSVFLLIKGFHQGNPLNITAYFIYAFTLFFLYLSSTLFHSLYFTRAKGVFQIFDHSSIFLMIAGTYTPYCLIALHSAFGYSILAFIWLLAIGGILYKIFNVGRFKYFETLLYVLMGWAIIIAMKPLYQAIGATGIWLLVAGGIAFTLGACLYLMKNLRYIHVIWHIFVMIGTALMYFSVYLYVI
- a CDS encoding DegV family protein codes for the protein MSKVKILADSSVQLTPEEIEKYDIGIVPLTISIDDKTYTDGVDITREKFVEEMDSSKDLPKTSQPSIGTFMKVIDDVPEDYTDILALIMTPSISGTINAARQVADMTDRNVEVIDTEFTDRAQGFQVLKAAKMAQEGKSAEEIKAAIQKVRDHTYLYMGVTSIENILRGGRLSRFAGTLSTLLNINLVLIVKNNSLDIAKRGRGRKTIEKYMNNVMEEIKSLENIKAIGISYVDKMDYVNELKEKLAEIVPNVPLLIRVTSPVIATHAGSGAFAIEFYTE